The following are encoded together in the Streptomyces sp. NBC_00341 genome:
- the xylA gene encoding xylose isomerase, which yields MSNRFTPTPADRFTFGLWTVGWRGNDPFGDATRPALDPVESVERLAELGAYGVTFHDDDLIPFGSTDSERAAIVTRFKDALDRTGLKVPMATTNLFTHPVFKDGGFTSNDRDVRRFALRKVIRNIDLAVELGAETYVAWGGREGAESGGAKDIRLALDRMKEAFDLLGEYVVEQGYDLRFAIEPKPNEPRGDILLPTVGHALAFIERLERPEMYGVNPEVGHEQMAGLNFAHGIAQAIWAGKLFHLDLNGQSGIKYDQDLRFGAGDLRQAFWLVDLLEDSDYRGPLHFDFKPVRTDGIDGVWESAKNCMRNYLILKERAQAFRADPAVKEALAASRLDELARPTAADGVAGLLADRSAYEDFDVTAAAERSMAFEALDQLAMEHLLGVS from the coding sequence ATGTCGAACCGCTTCACCCCCACCCCCGCCGACAGGTTCACCTTCGGGCTCTGGACCGTCGGCTGGCGCGGCAACGACCCCTTCGGTGACGCCACCCGCCCAGCCCTGGACCCGGTCGAGTCCGTCGAGCGCCTCGCGGAACTCGGTGCGTACGGTGTGACGTTCCACGACGACGACCTGATCCCCTTCGGCTCGACGGACTCCGAGCGCGCCGCGATCGTCACGCGCTTCAAGGACGCCCTGGACCGCACCGGCCTCAAGGTCCCGATGGCCACGACGAACCTGTTCACGCACCCGGTGTTCAAGGACGGCGGGTTCACGTCGAACGACCGTGATGTGCGGCGGTTCGCGCTGCGCAAGGTGATCCGCAACATCGATCTGGCGGTCGAGCTGGGCGCTGAGACGTATGTGGCGTGGGGTGGCCGTGAGGGTGCGGAGTCGGGGGGTGCGAAGGACATCCGTCTCGCGCTGGACCGGATGAAGGAGGCGTTCGACCTGCTCGGGGAGTACGTCGTCGAGCAGGGCTACGACCTGCGGTTCGCCATCGAGCCGAAGCCGAACGAGCCGCGCGGGGACATCCTGCTGCCGACCGTCGGTCACGCCCTGGCGTTCATCGAGCGCCTGGAGCGCCCGGAGATGTACGGCGTGAACCCGGAGGTCGGCCACGAGCAGATGGCCGGGCTGAACTTCGCGCACGGCATCGCGCAGGCGATCTGGGCGGGCAAGCTCTTCCACCTGGACCTCAACGGCCAGTCCGGCATCAAGTACGACCAGGACCTCCGCTTCGGCGCCGGTGACCTGCGCCAGGCCTTCTGGCTCGTCGACCTGCTGGAGGACTCGGACTACCGCGGCCCGCTGCACTTCGACTTCAAGCCGGTGCGCACCGACGGCATCGACGGGGTCTGGGAGTCCGCGAAGAACTGCATGCGCAACTACCTGATCCTCAAGGAGCGCGCGCAGGCGTTCCGCGCCGATCCCGCCGTCAAGGAGGCGCTGGCCGCCTCCCGGCTGGACGAGCTGGCGCGGCCCACCGCCGCCGACGGGGTGGCCGGGCTGCTGGCCGACCGCTCCGCGTACGAGGACTTCGACGTGACGGCCGCGGCCGAGCGCTCGATGGCGTTCGAGGCCCTCGACCAGCTCGCCATGGAGCACCTGCTCGGCGTCAGCTGA
- the yicI gene encoding alpha-xylosidase, producing the protein MKFTDGFWQMRDGVDASYATDLRDLRLDADRLTAHAAVKRVTRRGDTLNAPLITVEAFAPAEGVIGVRVTHLAGRRRPGPEFALPGATVDATATTRDDGRAAELTSGPLTLRLPTEGDFGLEFLDADGRLLTAAGRKGTAFATVADGGHHMLAQLALGVGETIHGLGERFTPYVKNGQVVDMWQADGGTNSEQAYKNVPFYLSSRGYGVFVNHPGKVSFEVGSEAVGQVQFSVEDQVLEYFVVAGPTPKDVLTRYTALTGRPALPPAWSFGLWLTTSFTTDYDEATVTSFVDGMSERGIPLSVFHFDCFWMREYQWCDFEWDPQTFPDPVGMLTRLKEKGLRICVWINPYIAQKSALYAEGADKGYFVRTPEGDIWQWDKWQAGMALVDFTDPEATAWFQAKLKTLLDQGVDGFKTDFGERIPTDVVWHDGSDPERMHNYYTHLYNKAVFELLEKERGQGEAVLFARSATAGGQQFPVHWGGDCWSSFGAMAESLRGGLSLSLSGFGFWSHDIGGFEGTPDPAVFKRWLAFGLLSSHSRLHGSSSYRVPWEFGDEAVAVAKQFTELKHRLMPYLYGAAVEAHRTGVPTMRPLLLEFPDDPATRTVDRQYLLGPDLLVAPVFSEDGQVEYYVPEGTWTHLLTGETVTGPGWHRGTYGFDSLPLLVRPGAVLPLGADSSRPDGDWTRNLELRVYVPEGTGDFTRTVTVPDLTGAPAATYELVRAGGTLRVTSDAGLPYEVVVVGDTALNVVMG; encoded by the coding sequence ATGAAGTTCACCGACGGCTTCTGGCAGATGCGAGACGGTGTGGACGCCTCGTACGCCACCGACCTCCGTGACCTGCGGCTCGACGCCGACCGACTCACCGCCCACGCGGCCGTCAAGCGCGTGACGCGGCGCGGTGACACGCTCAACGCGCCGCTGATCACCGTGGAGGCGTTCGCCCCCGCCGAAGGCGTCATCGGGGTCCGCGTCACCCACCTCGCGGGCAGACGCCGCCCCGGCCCGGAGTTCGCCCTGCCCGGCGCCACGGTGGACGCCACGGCCACCACGCGTGACGACGGCCGGGCCGCCGAACTCACCAGCGGCCCTCTCACCCTCCGGCTGCCCACAGAGGGCGACTTCGGTCTGGAGTTCCTCGACGCGGACGGCCGCCTGCTGACCGCCGCCGGACGCAAGGGCACCGCCTTCGCCACGGTGGCGGACGGCGGCCACCACATGCTCGCCCAGCTCGCGCTCGGCGTCGGCGAGACGATCCACGGCCTCGGCGAGCGGTTCACCCCGTACGTCAAGAACGGCCAAGTCGTCGACATGTGGCAGGCCGACGGCGGCACCAACAGCGAACAGGCGTACAAGAACGTCCCGTTCTACCTGTCCTCGCGCGGCTACGGCGTCTTCGTCAACCACCCGGGCAAGGTGTCCTTCGAGGTCGGCTCCGAGGCCGTCGGCCAGGTCCAGTTCAGCGTCGAGGACCAGGTCCTGGAGTACTTCGTCGTCGCGGGCCCCACGCCCAAGGACGTCCTCACCCGCTACACCGCGCTCACCGGCCGCCCGGCCCTGCCCCCGGCCTGGTCCTTCGGCCTCTGGCTCACCACCTCGTTCACCACCGACTACGACGAGGCGACCGTCACCTCCTTCGTGGACGGCATGTCCGAGCGCGGCATCCCGCTCTCCGTCTTCCACTTCGACTGCTTCTGGATGCGCGAGTACCAGTGGTGCGACTTCGAATGGGACCCGCAGACCTTCCCGGACCCGGTCGGCATGCTCACCCGGCTCAAGGAGAAGGGGCTGCGGATCTGCGTCTGGATCAACCCGTACATCGCGCAGAAGAGCGCCCTGTACGCGGAGGGCGCGGACAAGGGCTACTTCGTCCGCACCCCCGAGGGCGACATCTGGCAGTGGGACAAGTGGCAGGCAGGCATGGCGCTGGTCGACTTCACCGACCCCGAGGCCACCGCCTGGTTCCAGGCCAAGCTGAAGACCCTCCTCGACCAGGGCGTCGACGGCTTCAAGACGGACTTCGGCGAGCGCATTCCCACCGACGTCGTCTGGCACGACGGCTCCGACCCGGAGCGGATGCACAACTACTACACGCACCTGTACAACAAGGCCGTCTTCGAACTCCTGGAGAAGGAGCGCGGCCAGGGCGAGGCGGTCCTGTTCGCCCGCTCCGCCACCGCGGGCGGCCAGCAGTTCCCCGTCCACTGGGGTGGCGACTGCTGGTCCTCCTTCGGCGCCATGGCCGAGTCCCTGCGCGGCGGCCTCTCGCTGAGCCTGTCCGGCTTCGGCTTCTGGAGCCATGACATCGGCGGCTTCGAGGGCACCCCGGACCCGGCGGTCTTCAAGCGCTGGCTCGCCTTCGGGCTGCTCTCCTCGCACAGTCGGCTGCACGGCTCCTCGTCCTACCGGGTGCCGTGGGAGTTCGGGGACGAGGCGGTCGCGGTCGCCAAGCAGTTCACCGAGCTGAAGCACCGACTGATGCCCTACCTGTACGGGGCGGCCGTCGAGGCCCACCGCACCGGCGTCCCCACCATGCGGCCCCTGCTGCTGGAGTTCCCCGACGACCCGGCCACCCGCACGGTGGACCGGCAGTACCTGCTCGGCCCCGACCTCCTGGTCGCCCCGGTCTTCAGCGAGGACGGGCAGGTCGAGTACTACGTCCCCGAGGGCACCTGGACCCACCTCCTGACCGGCGAGACCGTCACCGGACCCGGCTGGCACCGGGGCACCTACGGCTTCGACAGCCTCCCGCTCCTGGTCCGCCCCGGCGCGGTCCTGCCGCTCGGCGCGGACTCCTCGCGCCCCGACGGCGACTGGACGCGGAACCTGGAGCTGCGCGTGTACGTCCCCGAAGGAACCGGCGACTTCACCCGCACGGTGACGGTCCCCGACCTCACGGGCGCACCGGCCGCCACGTACGAACTGGTCCGTGCGGGCGGCACACTCCGCGTCACCTCGGACGCCGGTCTGCCGTACGAGGTCGTGGTCGTCGGCGACACGGCGCTGAACGTCGTCATGGGCTGA
- a CDS encoding carbohydrate ABC transporter permease, giving the protein MSTTAVSAAAAPAPVTKKAAKPPNPARARLRRRLAQWGFIAPAVIFMALFFGYPLVRNIVMSFQDYSPSTFFTGSSPFNGTDNWSNVFNDELFGKALWHTVLFTVGSLIGQFCIGLGLAVFFSRRFPLNGILRSLILLPWLVPMVVSGVVWRRILDQDTGVLNSFLGMVGLGDTPWLTSPGMALVSVVLVNIWIGIPFNMVILYGGLQEVPKELYEAASLDGASAWRTFRSITLPMLRPVITVVLVLGFMSTVKVLDLILALTDGGPADSTQTLGTLTYQNSFVQLDFGAGAVVGNILILISAVFAVFYLRANRNEGK; this is encoded by the coding sequence ATGTCGACCACCGCCGTCTCCGCAGCCGCCGCTCCGGCGCCCGTGACCAAGAAGGCCGCGAAGCCACCGAACCCGGCGCGCGCCCGCCTCCGCAGGCGGCTCGCCCAGTGGGGCTTCATCGCCCCCGCCGTGATCTTCATGGCGCTCTTCTTCGGCTATCCGCTCGTCCGCAACATCGTGATGAGCTTCCAGGACTACTCGCCGTCCACGTTCTTCACGGGCAGCTCCCCGTTCAACGGAACGGACAACTGGAGCAACGTCTTCAACGACGAGCTCTTCGGCAAGGCCCTGTGGCACACCGTCCTGTTCACCGTCGGCTCGCTGATCGGGCAGTTCTGCATCGGTCTGGGCCTCGCGGTGTTCTTCAGCCGCCGCTTCCCGCTCAACGGCATCCTGCGGTCGCTGATCCTGCTGCCGTGGCTGGTCCCGATGGTCGTCTCCGGTGTCGTCTGGCGGCGCATCCTCGACCAGGACACCGGCGTCCTCAACTCGTTCCTCGGCATGGTCGGGCTCGGCGACACCCCGTGGCTGACCAGCCCCGGAATGGCGCTGGTCTCGGTGGTCCTGGTGAACATCTGGATCGGCATCCCGTTCAACATGGTGATCCTCTACGGCGGTCTCCAGGAGGTCCCCAAGGAGCTGTACGAGGCCGCCTCGCTCGACGGCGCCTCCGCCTGGCGGACCTTCCGCTCGATCACGCTGCCGATGCTGCGGCCCGTCATCACCGTGGTGCTGGTGCTCGGCTTCATGTCGACGGTGAAGGTCCTCGACCTGATCCTGGCGCTCACCGACGGCGGCCCCGCCGACTCCACGCAGACGCTCGGCACCCTCACGTACCAGAACTCCTTCGTCCAGCTGGACTTCGGGGCGGGCGCCGTGGTCGGCAACATCCTGATCCTGATCTCCGCGGTCTTCGCGGTGTTCTACCTGCGGGCCAACCGCAACGAGGGGAAGTGA
- a CDS encoding MFS transporter produces the protein MSPRSQSTAYEGWCVVAGSDVTRDLRVEEASPGPALWTADFRRFFTARTTSLLGDAMLPVAITAAVIRAGYGASGVGYALAALVAPFAALIIFGGVLSDRLGARRLMVVSDAARLCSQGLLALLFLLGTPRLWQILVLLALIGAGSALFQPGVASITPRISRDVQRAIATLRVSESVTVVIGPSLAGLLLAVSSPASVVALDALTYAASGACLLRIRSVPMGPTGREGETSFRADLVEGWREFRSRTWLWSVIVVFMLWQLAGAGPTTTLGNSMLVTDYGASVFGLVMSSLGAGSVLGGLIAIRLRPRYPLRAGAISMILWVPMPLSVALDLPAPLIAGCYGVSGIGMAFWVVMFHTSVQTHIPQNVLGRVHAYDAAGSLVMKPVGQAAAGPLALVVGAGPLLYVAGSMAVVACVLLLAIPAVRGLKRVER, from the coding sequence GTGTCGCCCCGATCGCAGTCGACGGCGTACGAGGGATGGTGTGTGGTGGCCGGCTCGGACGTGACCCGAGACCTACGAGTCGAGGAGGCCTCGCCCGGTCCGGCACTGTGGACGGCGGATTTCCGGCGGTTCTTCACCGCCCGCACCACTTCCCTGCTGGGCGACGCGATGCTCCCCGTCGCGATCACGGCCGCCGTGATCCGGGCCGGATACGGGGCGAGCGGTGTGGGGTACGCGCTCGCCGCACTCGTGGCTCCGTTCGCGGCGCTGATCATCTTCGGCGGCGTGCTGTCCGACCGCCTGGGTGCCCGGCGGCTGATGGTCGTCTCCGACGCGGCCCGGCTGTGCTCCCAGGGACTGCTCGCGCTGCTGTTCCTGCTCGGCACGCCCCGGCTGTGGCAGATCCTGGTGCTGCTGGCCCTGATCGGGGCGGGCAGTGCGCTCTTCCAGCCGGGAGTCGCCAGCATCACGCCGCGCATCTCCCGGGACGTGCAGAGGGCCATCGCCACCCTTCGCGTCTCGGAGTCCGTCACCGTCGTCATCGGACCGTCCCTGGCGGGCCTGCTGCTGGCGGTGTCCTCGCCCGCCTCTGTGGTCGCCCTCGACGCGCTGACCTATGCGGCCAGCGGGGCGTGCCTGCTCCGGATCCGCTCGGTCCCGATGGGACCGACCGGGCGGGAGGGCGAAACCTCGTTCCGGGCCGATCTGGTGGAGGGATGGCGAGAGTTCAGGTCCAGGACCTGGCTGTGGAGTGTCATCGTCGTCTTCATGCTCTGGCAGCTGGCCGGAGCCGGTCCCACCACGACCCTGGGCAACAGCATGCTCGTCACCGACTACGGGGCGTCCGTCTTCGGGCTGGTCATGTCGTCCCTGGGGGCGGGAAGCGTGCTGGGCGGGCTCATCGCGATCAGGCTCCGCCCGAGGTACCCGCTCAGGGCCGGGGCCATCTCGATGATCCTTTGGGTGCCGATGCCGTTGAGCGTCGCCCTCGACCTTCCCGCACCGCTCATCGCCGGGTGCTACGGGGTGAGCGGCATCGGCATGGCGTTCTGGGTCGTCATGTTCCACACGAGTGTGCAGACCCACATACCGCAGAACGTCCTCGGCAGGGTGCACGCGTACGACGCGGCCGGCTCGCTGGTGATGAAGCCGGTCGGGCAGGCGGCGGCCGGACCGCTCGCCCTCGTCGTGGGGGCCGGGCCGCTGCTCTACGTGGCCGGGTCCATGGCCGTCGTCGCCTGCGTCCTGCTGCTGGCGATCCCGGCCGTGCGCGGTCTGAAGCGCGTGGAGCGCTAG
- a CDS encoding carbohydrate ABC transporter permease, with protein MASPVRTPAAPTRSTGRPKRRWGATVFGVVVLCVMLFPLYWMVNTALQPESGLLEVSPFPHSLDLSGFRSAVTDQGRNLLTSLAVALGAVVICLAVSAPAAYGLAQFRLRGTRTIVFSTLITQMVPGIVIANALYSAYVDMGLVNSYAGLMLADASLGIPFAIVLMRSFMVAIPREVIEAAEVDGAGRLRTFVRVVLPMSRNSLITAGLFSFLYAWSDFMFALTLNTTDDVKPITLGIYQYIGAHVGDWGSVMAASVLSAIPAAVLLVLSQKYIAAGITGGSVK; from the coding sequence ATGGCGAGCCCTGTGCGTACCCCCGCCGCCCCCACGCGTTCCACCGGCCGGCCGAAGCGGCGCTGGGGCGCCACGGTCTTCGGCGTCGTGGTGCTGTGCGTGATGCTGTTCCCGCTGTACTGGATGGTGAACACCGCGCTCCAGCCCGAGTCCGGGCTGCTGGAGGTCAGCCCCTTCCCGCACAGCCTGGACCTGTCGGGCTTCCGCTCGGCCGTCACGGACCAGGGCCGCAACCTGCTGACCTCGCTGGCCGTCGCGCTCGGCGCGGTGGTCATCTGCCTGGCCGTCTCGGCGCCCGCCGCCTACGGGCTCGCCCAGTTCAGGCTGCGCGGCACCAGGACGATCGTCTTCTCCACCCTGATCACCCAGATGGTGCCGGGCATCGTCATCGCCAACGCCCTGTACAGCGCGTACGTGGACATGGGCCTGGTCAACTCCTACGCCGGGCTGATGCTGGCCGACGCCTCGCTCGGTATCCCGTTCGCCATCGTGCTGATGCGTTCGTTCATGGTCGCCATCCCGCGCGAGGTCATCGAGGCGGCCGAGGTGGACGGCGCGGGCCGGCTCCGTACCTTCGTGCGGGTCGTGCTGCCGATGAGCCGCAACTCCCTGATCACCGCAGGGCTGTTCTCGTTCCTGTACGCGTGGAGCGACTTCATGTTCGCGCTGACGCTGAACACCACGGACGACGTGAAGCCGATCACGCTGGGCATCTACCAGTACATCGGCGCCCATGTCGGTGACTGGGGCTCCGTCATGGCGGCGTCCGTCCTGTCGGCGATCCCGGCGGCGGTCCTGCTCGTCCTGTCGCAGAAGTACATCGCCGCCGGGATCACCGGCGGCTCGGTCAAGTAA
- a CDS encoding sugar ABC transporter substrate-binding protein: MTAPSPDGLRQRRRRHHRRVIVPLTVVSALAGGAVLSGCGQQRDPDVYTVMNSSTDESYHRWDAQTLARCGKQLGVTIEQQSVPAAQVMTKALRMASSKSLPDVLQLDASEMPTFAEAGGLIPLKDLGLTTTDIPRGIVDFGSYEGTYYGAARTVNTLALFYNKDTLDRAGLKVPATWAEMRSTAKKLTTGKRYGLALSAGGAEDGVFQFTPFMWSNGGDETKLDSPQVAGALDYWKSLLKDRSLSKSTVNWTQADVNDQFMAGNAAMMINGPWQVETLNTKKALHWGMARIPVPKAGDDSVGPLGGGILTVPNTGDGAREKMSAKIIGCMSGEQEQITYALNSWMVPANEKAAAVWREKVPELAALSGQVATARSRTAKLGAGWSSVSLALQSAFQSALTGESSEAALKRAQQRATSGN; encoded by the coding sequence GTGACAGCACCTTCCCCGGACGGCCTGCGCCAACGGCGCCGTCGTCACCACCGGCGGGTCATCGTTCCGCTCACCGTCGTCTCCGCGCTGGCCGGCGGCGCGGTCCTGTCCGGCTGCGGGCAGCAGCGGGACCCGGATGTGTACACCGTCATGAACTCGTCGACCGACGAGTCCTACCACCGCTGGGACGCCCAGACGCTGGCCCGGTGCGGCAAGCAGCTCGGGGTGACCATCGAGCAGCAGAGCGTCCCGGCCGCCCAGGTGATGACGAAGGCCCTGCGGATGGCGTCCTCGAAGTCGCTGCCCGACGTCCTTCAGCTGGACGCCTCCGAGATGCCGACGTTCGCAGAGGCCGGCGGCCTGATCCCGCTGAAGGACCTCGGGCTGACCACCACCGACATCCCCCGGGGGATCGTCGACTTCGGCTCGTACGAGGGGACGTACTACGGCGCGGCGCGCACCGTGAACACCCTGGCGCTGTTCTACAACAAGGACACCCTCGACCGGGCCGGTCTGAAGGTGCCCGCCACCTGGGCCGAGATGCGGTCGACCGCGAAGAAGCTCACCACGGGCAAGCGGTACGGGCTGGCGCTCAGCGCGGGCGGCGCGGAGGACGGGGTCTTCCAGTTCACCCCGTTCATGTGGTCCAACGGCGGCGACGAGACGAAGCTCGACAGCCCGCAGGTGGCCGGGGCGCTGGACTACTGGAAGAGCCTGCTCAAGGACCGCTCGCTGTCCAAGTCGACGGTCAACTGGACCCAGGCCGATGTGAACGACCAGTTCATGGCGGGCAACGCCGCCATGATGATCAACGGCCCGTGGCAGGTGGAGACCCTCAACACCAAGAAGGCGCTGCACTGGGGCATGGCCCGGATTCCGGTACCGAAGGCCGGGGACGACTCGGTCGGGCCGCTGGGCGGCGGGATCCTGACCGTGCCCAACACCGGTGACGGCGCCCGGGAGAAGATGTCGGCGAAGATCATCGGCTGTATGTCGGGCGAACAGGAGCAGATCACCTACGCGCTCAACAGCTGGATGGTCCCGGCCAACGAGAAGGCCGCCGCCGTGTGGCGCGAGAAGGTCCCGGAGCTGGCCGCCCTCTCCGGCCAGGTCGCCACCGCCCGCTCGCGCACCGCGAAGCTCGGCGCGGGCTGGTCGTCCGTCTCCCTCGCGCTCCAGAGCGCCTTCCAGTCCGCCCTGACCGGCGAGTCCAGCGAGGCCGCCCTCAAGCGCGCCCAGCAGCGCGCCACGAGCGGGAACTGA
- a CDS encoding SDR family NAD(P)-dependent oxidoreductase — MSSSTSSTPPWDVHRPPRADGSVFLVTGGNAGIGYFIAEQLSATGATVVLAGRSPAKTEAACASVRARVPGARVRAVRLDLADLASLGPAVDSLELERLDAVVLNAGVALDDPPRQETGAGYELMFGTNHLGHFALTRWLMPLLSAAPAARVVTMGSFAAKSEQLDLDDLQSLHDYRPKRVYGRSKLAQMHFALELDRRLRAARSTVASIVVHPGGALDSLTPSRPPVHLRTAGARLGGAPAGLLLQGKHAGAWPAVRAVLDPAVLGGQLWGPRVFGLRGRPRREPVWDNLTDTCVAARLWNASCEATGICFAPFVTAPPAP, encoded by the coding sequence ATGTCTTCGTCCACGTCCTCCACACCGCCCTGGGATGTCCACCGGCCACCGCGCGCCGACGGCAGCGTCTTCCTGGTGACCGGCGGCAATGCCGGTATCGGGTACTTCATCGCGGAGCAGCTGTCCGCGACCGGTGCCACCGTCGTGCTGGCCGGCCGGAGTCCCGCGAAGACGGAAGCCGCCTGTGCCTCGGTCCGCGCACGGGTTCCCGGCGCTCGGGTGCGGGCCGTCCGGCTGGATCTCGCCGACCTCGCGTCGCTCGGACCGGCGGTGGACTCCCTGGAGCTGGAACGCCTCGACGCCGTGGTCCTCAACGCCGGCGTCGCCCTCGACGACCCGCCGCGCCAGGAGACCGGGGCCGGCTACGAGCTCATGTTCGGCACCAATCATCTGGGGCACTTCGCGCTGACCCGGTGGCTGATGCCGCTGCTGTCGGCCGCACCGGCGGCACGCGTCGTGACCATGGGCAGCTTCGCGGCGAAGTCAGAGCAACTGGACCTGGACGATCTTCAGTCCCTCCACGACTACCGGCCCAAGCGCGTCTACGGCCGCTCCAAGCTGGCTCAGATGCACTTCGCCCTCGAACTCGACCGCAGGCTGCGCGCCGCCCGGAGCACGGTGGCGAGCATCGTGGTCCATCCCGGCGGGGCGCTCGACTCGCTCACCCCGTCGCGGCCGCCCGTCCATCTGCGGACCGCGGGTGCCCGGCTCGGTGGCGCACCGGCCGGCCTTCTCCTGCAGGGCAAGCACGCCGGAGCGTGGCCCGCGGTCCGGGCCGTGCTCGACCCTGCCGTGCTCGGCGGGCAACTGTGGGGGCCGCGCGTCTTCGGGCTGCGCGGCAGGCCACGGCGCGAACCGGTGTGGGACAACCTCACCGACACCTGCGTCGCGGCGCGGTTGTGGAACGCGAGCTGCGAAGCGACCGGCATCTGCTTCGCGCCCTTCGTCACGGCGCCCCCGGCGCCGTGA
- a CDS encoding universal stress protein translates to MVAYRTVMVGTDGSESSLAAVEGAARLAAVCGAELVIACAYAPMRGPELALAQDQLGAEAYQVVGSAPAEETLRTAKDRARVQGAVNVRSIAVQDEPVAALVRIARECSADLLVVGNRGLRSLAGRILGSVPADVARKAGLDVLIVHTT, encoded by the coding sequence TTGGTCGCCTACCGGACTGTCATGGTCGGCACGGACGGCTCGGAGTCATCGCTGGCCGCCGTCGAGGGGGCGGCCCGGCTCGCCGCCGTCTGCGGGGCCGAACTCGTGATCGCCTGTGCGTACGCGCCGATGCGCGGACCCGAACTCGCCCTGGCACAGGACCAGCTGGGAGCCGAGGCGTACCAGGTGGTGGGTTCGGCGCCCGCCGAGGAAACCCTGCGCACCGCCAAGGACCGGGCCCGGGTACAGGGTGCGGTGAACGTGCGGTCCATCGCGGTGCAGGACGAACCGGTCGCCGCACTCGTGCGGATCGCCCGGGAATGCTCGGCCGATCTCCTGGTCGTCGGGAACCGGGGGCTGCGCTCGCTGGCCGGGCGCATCCTCGGGTCCGTACCCGCGGACGTCGCCAGAAAGGCCGGACTCGACGTGCTCATCGTGCACACCACATGA
- a CDS encoding adenylate/guanylate cyclase domain-containing protein: MSAAEPSEGQPPPPGADELGRAVEEVLLGGARTWTRRDIAERSGVGPERTVLIWRALGFPAVGDDVRAFTDADVDALRVGERLIEAGLITEEGEIMMARALGHHLSRLAEWQAHTLRAWMNHESRIPSGEGEPAGHAAALLPELELLQRHVWRRHLAACTARVLAEAEEDVPVEPGRVKGEPGGVAEGGPGPSGAGADVRDRAVGFTDMVGYTRMTRGLDSTELVRVLDRFERLTGDVVAEGRGRVVKTIGDEVLFVCEAASSAADIALELTARAETDPELPQLRTGLAHGAVLGRFGDVYGAAVNIAARLTAVARPDTVLVDTGFAGELEGMAAYELKVLRPVSVRGYSRLRPVLLRPARPVRWPRGGRRAG; this comes from the coding sequence ATGAGTGCGGCAGAACCCTCGGAGGGACAGCCGCCTCCACCCGGAGCCGACGAACTGGGCCGGGCCGTCGAGGAGGTGCTCCTCGGAGGCGCCCGCACCTGGACGAGGCGGGACATCGCCGAGCGGTCCGGGGTGGGGCCCGAGCGCACCGTGCTGATCTGGCGTGCGCTCGGGTTCCCCGCGGTCGGCGACGACGTACGGGCGTTCACCGACGCCGATGTGGACGCGCTGCGCGTGGGGGAGCGGCTCATCGAAGCCGGGCTCATCACGGAGGAGGGCGAGATCATGATGGCGCGCGCCCTGGGCCACCATCTGTCCCGGCTCGCCGAATGGCAGGCGCACACCCTCCGGGCCTGGATGAACCACGAGTCGCGCATCCCTTCGGGAGAGGGGGAGCCGGCCGGCCATGCCGCGGCGCTGCTGCCGGAGTTGGAACTGCTGCAGCGGCACGTGTGGCGGCGGCATCTCGCGGCCTGTACCGCACGGGTGCTCGCAGAGGCCGAGGAGGACGTGCCCGTGGAGCCGGGACGGGTGAAGGGTGAGCCGGGAGGCGTCGCGGAAGGCGGGCCGGGACCGTCCGGGGCGGGCGCGGACGTCCGTGACCGGGCCGTCGGTTTCACCGACATGGTCGGCTACACGCGCATGACCCGTGGACTGGACAGCACCGAACTCGTCCGGGTGCTCGACCGGTTCGAGAGGCTGACGGGCGACGTGGTCGCCGAGGGCCGGGGCCGGGTGGTGAAGACCATCGGCGACGAGGTGCTCTTCGTGTGCGAGGCGGCATCCTCGGCAGCCGACATCGCCCTGGAACTCACTGCCCGCGCCGAGACGGACCCGGAGCTGCCGCAGCTGCGGACGGGGCTGGCGCACGGCGCCGTCCTCGGTCGCTTCGGTGACGTCTACGGGGCAGCGGTCAACATCGCCGCCCGGCTCACGGCGGTGGCCCGCCCCGACACGGTGCTGGTCGACACGGGCTTCGCCGGCGAACTGGAGGGGATGGCCGCATACGAACTCAAAGTGCTCCGACCGGTGTCGGTGCGCGGCTACAGCAGACTCCGCCCGGTGCTGCTTCGGCCGGCCCGTCCCGTCAGGTGGCCCCGCGGCGGCAGGCGGGCCGGATGA